A stretch of Telopea speciosissima isolate NSW1024214 ecotype Mountain lineage chromosome 11, Tspe_v1, whole genome shotgun sequence DNA encodes these proteins:
- the LOC122644632 gene encoding stearoyl-[acyl-carrier-protein] 9-desaturase 6, chloroplastic-like: protein MPPEKVEVFRSLDKWATETILPMLKPVETSWQPHDFLPDSTQPFDSFIDQVGALREQTSGLPDDYLVVLVGDMITEEALPTYMSMINRFDGVKDEPGAISEPWSVWTRCWTAEENRHGDLLKTYLYLSGRVNMPTIERSIQYLIGAGMDTGLENNPYLGFVYTSFQERATFVSHGNTARLAKENGDMVLARICGIIASDEKRHENAYIKMVEKLLEVDTTDTMLAISDMMRKNITMPAHLMYDGQDPHLFHHFSAVAQRLGVYTARDYADILDFLVGRWKLENLEGLSSSGQQAQDFVCGLATRLRKLQERADQRAQKMQPQSVTFSWIFNKEVTL from the exons ATGCCACCAGAGAAGGTAGAGGTGTTCAGGTCTCTTGATAAGTGGGCCACAGAAACCATCCTCCCAATGCTAAAGCCAGTAGAGACATCCTGGCAACCACATGATTTCTTGCCGGATTCCACCCAACCGTTCGATTCATTCATAGACCAAGTCGGTGCCCTACGTGAGCAAACCTCTGGATTGCCCGACGATTACTTGGTGGTGTTGGTGGGTGATATGATCACTGAAGAGGCTCTCCCCACATACATGTCCATGATAAACCGGTTCGACGGGGTTAAGGATGAGCCCGGGGCGATCTCTGAACCTTGGTCTGTTTGGACCAGATGTTGGACCGCTGAAGAGAACCGGCACGGTGATCTTCTCAAGACGTACCTTTACTTGTCCGGACGTGTGAACATGCCTACGATCGAGCGCTCTATACAATACCTCATCGGTGCCGGCATG GACACTGGATTGGAAAACAACCCATACTTGGGATTCGTTTACACATCATTCCAAGAGAGGGCGACATTCGTGTCTCACGGCAACACTGCTCGTTTGGCGAAGGAGAATGGTGATATGGTGCTTGCACGTATATGCGGTATAATAGCATCGGACGAGAAGCGACATGAGAATGCGTATATCAAGATGGTGGAGAAGCTATTAGAGGTGGACACCACGGATACCATGTTGGCGATCTCTGATATGATGCGAAAGAACATCACGATGCCTGCACATTTGATGTACGATGGTCAAGACCCACATTTGTTTCACCACTTCTCTGCTGTTGCACAAAGGCTTGGTGTCTACACAGCCAGAGACTATGCAGATATATTGGATTTCTTGGTTGGGAGGTGGAAGCTGGAGAATCTGGAGGGTTTGAGCAGCTCTGGCCAACAAGCACAGGATTTCGTGTGTGGGTTGGCAACCAGGCTTCGGAAGCTACAAGAACGAGCTGATCAGAGGGCCCAAAAGATGCAACCACAAAGTGTGACATTCAGCTGGATATTCAACAAGGAGGTCACTTTGTAA